From the Chryseobacterium fluminis genome, the window AATTGATGCCGGTTTTGGGATCGGACCGCTGAAAAATGCCGTTTACCTCGATTTTTCAAAAGCGATAAAAGAACAGGGGAAAGAAAAGATTCAGGAGAAATATGGGAATCTTTTTGATATGTATCTTAAGATAACGGGATATGATGCCTATCAGGAGCCCATGATGATTTCTCCTTCTGCCCACTTTTCAATGGGCGGACTCTGGGTAGATTATGAATTAATGACTACAATTCCCGGGCTGTTTGCATTGGGGGAAGCTAATTTTGCGGACCACGGAGCCAATCGGCTGGGTGCAAATTCTTTGCTTCAGGCTTCTGTAGATGGATACTTTATCGCGCCTTACACGATTGCCAATTATTTATCACAGGAAATCCATACCGGAAAAATCTCAACAGACACCCCTGAATTTGATAAAGCAGAAAGTAATATCAAACAGCAGATTGAAGATTTTATCCGTATTAACGGGACAAAAACAGTGGATTATTTCCATAAAACCTTAGGAAAACTGCTATACGATTATTGCGGCTTAGCCCGGAATGAAGAAGGGCTGAAATATGCCATCGGAGAAATAAAAAAGCTGAAACAGGAGTTTTACAGGGACGTAAAAGTTTCCGGCAAAGGTAATACCATGAATACTGAACTTGAGAAAGCAGGTCGTGTAGCCGATTATTTTGAAATTGGTGAACTGATGTGCTACGATGCTCTCACCCGAAACGAATCCTGCGGAGCGCATTTCCGGGAAGAATTTCAGACCCCGGATGGAGAAGCTGTACGAAACGATGCCGAATTTCAGTTTATTTCGGCATGGGCCTGGGCAGGTGAAAATAATGAGCCGGAACTCATTAAAGAACCTTTGGTTTTTGAAGAGATACAGCCGACGGTAAGAAGTTATAAATAAGACTTAACCCAACAAACACAAAATTATGGATTTACATCTGAAAATATGGAGACAGAAAGACCGCCAGAGCGAAGGGCAGCTGGTGAATTATAATTTAACAGAATTGAATCCTCATATGTCTTTCCTTGAGATGCTGGATATTTTAAATGAAAAACTTATCGTTGAAGGTGATGAACCTGTCGAGTTTGATCACGATTGCCGTGAAGGAATCTGCGGACAATGCGGCATGATGATCAACGGGATTGCTCACGGGCCTCTCGAACATACGACAACCTGCCAGCTGCACTTGCGATCCTTCAAAGATGGCGAAACTGTTTTAATAGAACCTTTCCGGGCAGAGGCTTTTCCTGTAAAAAGAGATCTGAAGGTCGACCGTTCCGCATTCGACAGAATTATTTCTTCAGGTGGATTTGTTTCAGTAAATACGGGACAGGCGCCTGATGCAACAGCTATTGCAGTAACCCATCAGACTGCCGAAGAAGCTTTTGATTCTGCAGCATGCATTGGCTGTGGAGCATGTG encodes:
- a CDS encoding succinate dehydrogenase/fumarate reductase iron-sulfur subunit; translation: MDLHLKIWRQKDRQSEGQLVNYNLTELNPHMSFLEMLDILNEKLIVEGDEPVEFDHDCREGICGQCGMMINGIAHGPLEHTTTCQLHLRSFKDGETVLIEPFRAEAFPVKRDLKVDRSAFDRIISSGGFVSVNTGQAPDATAIAVTHQTAEEAFDSAACIGCGACVATCKNGSAALFTSAKVTHLVLLPQGKEERSHRVLNMVKQMDAEAFGHCSNTEACEVECPQGISVLNIARMNYEYNRALFFRKL